The following nucleotide sequence is from Coffea eugenioides isolate CCC68of chromosome 10, Ceug_1.0, whole genome shotgun sequence.
AGCCGCAAATTCAGTTCACAAGGGCTAGACGGATTGCTGGTGGCAGCCTTGGGTTGAGCGTTTGCCAAGAAAAAGAGCAGTGAAAAAGTTGGAGAAGATGGGAGTAGCGGGAGGGCTGGAGATGTTGGAGATGTTGGAGAAGCAGCAGTAGCGAAGGATGGAGCAacaaagataatcattctttgcAGGATTGTCTCAGAGCAGTGAAAAAGTTGGCGGAGATGAGAGCATTGGAAGGGTTGGAGATGTTGGCAACCAGCAGTAGCGAAGGATAGAGCAAGAAAGATATTCATTCTTCGCAGGATGGTCTCGTCCGTTCTGTAGTATATTTCATGGTAATGCTATTCCTTTACACTACCAAGAGGCCCAAAAGGTACCAACCATGCCCTTAGAGCTAAATTTCCAATTTCATACCAGAAGACAATGGAGCAACAGCAAAGTTAATGACAAACTAATCCTCCACGAAGAAAGAAAGCAGCCAAATATATACGTTGGAGGCAGCATCACGAGACAAAGTAATTCATCCACCGCAAAGTGCGTTGATTCTGATGGACAGAATCAGTAATTGCGTTGATTGGATTTCTGTGAATCACAAAAAATCGAGAAAAGCAACATGCTAGTGTGAATCAACTTTAAAAACCACAAGAACCAGGCAACATACTTGCTAGTGTGAACCAACTTCAAAAACCACAGGAACCGGTTAAACTATCCTTTATAACTCACACATTAGCATTCAACCTTGAGTCTTATAAGACAAATTGCCAAAACATAATCTAGAAGCAGCACTACAATGAGACTGAGTTCTCTAAGGAGAATGATACTTGTTCTAGAAATGGAAGCAAAATAACTTAGGAATTGGGAGGCAAAAACGAAGGTAGACTATACGTCAAGATACAGTACTCGTTCCAAAAAACattgaaattttatttgaagCACTTCGCATCCAACAGAGGCTCTCCCTCGAAAGGCTCATAATCTTCAATCATCTGGTTGACACGCTCTTTTTCGGCTTCATCACTGATGTCTACCTCCTTCTAGTTATGCAGCTCCATATCATAAATCTCATCCAGGACAAATTTGGGGATTTGTTTACTGCGGAAAAGCCACAACCCCTTGACCTTGGATGCGGGCTCTAAACCAATGGCCAACATTTTCCCAAATGCATACTTGCGTGCAAGATCCATTCTTGGCAGAAATCCACCAACCTTGTTCAAAGTAACAAAAGAAACTATGTTTTCATCATTGTACTTGTCATCGCAAAACCAGAGTGAGTATCCTTCAGGATCATACATGTCCCAAAATATTATAGTCCACGAATATGCATCGAGTATGCATGCAAAGCAAAATTACAAGGAAACTTTATTATTTGAAGCCAATGCAACATCCAAAATTGCCGTACATAGTCTTTATTACTACTGACGAAACTCGAATTGGAGAATCCACATTTGAGTTTCTCTTCTACTTAAACAGGGTGTAGTGTAGAAATTACAACTGAGCAATAGCCCAAGAATACATCTGCAACTTGATTATGAAGATTGGAAACACTAGTATTTGTATAGTAACTCCTAGGTATATCCATCTCTGGAGGATCAGGCAGTCGTGGTCTCCAGAAATGGATAATCAGTGTAGCCAATAACAGGATCGGATATATAAAAAGTAGCTCTGTCATACTTGGTCAGAGGAGCATTTAACTCAAACCTTTTGGGCAAATCAGGATTGGACAAGAACCAACGTCCGTAAACAATGAGATCGGCCCGATTTTCTGCTATAGCTTCATTGCCATCTTCCCTTAGATAACCACCAGCAGCCAAGAAAGTTCCTTTGAACGCCTTTCTCATGGGCAAAAGACTATCATCATGGCGTTTAGAGTTTTCATTGACCCTGATTCTAGGCTCAACCATGTGCAAGTACAGAATCCCATATTTATTCAAGGCTTCAGCCATGTAAAGGCCTAAAGCTTTTGGATTTGAATCAGCACAATCCATGAAATCTGTGAAGGGTGACAGCCTTATCCCAACTCTATGAGGCCCTATTGCATTGGAAATAGCTTCAACTATTTCCAGAGCAAATCTGCACCTGTTCTCTATAGAACCTCCATATTCGTCCGTTCTGTCATTCGCTTTGTCTTTCAAGAATTGCTCTATTAGATAGCCATGAGCCCCATGGATCTCCACCCCATCAAAACCTGCAAATTAGAAAGTTATATACGATACTGACTGTTTAATCTTGCAGAAActttgagttgtttttgaaagTAGACTGTAACATTATTAGAACATTTACCAAGGCGTTCATTTATTTAAGTTTCTTATAAATTTTGATTGCTGCAAAAAAGCTTACCAGCTTCAATAGCATTAAGTGCAGCAAGCCTAAAATTGTTGACAATATCAGGAATCTCTTCTTTCCTCAACCTTCGAGGAGGTGAAAATTTTATATCGTAACCAGTAGTACTTGTTGGAAGGTGGGGAGTTATTTCCTTATCTGTAGATGAGATTGGAGCCTGTCCATTAGGCTGAGCACCTGCGAATGACAGTAAAATACAACAAGGCTCATTAATTAAGAGGCAAAGGATATTATGGGTTAAACTATGCTAAATAAGGTCGAAAGGCTGCTATATAAATGATGAACAAGATGCTCATGAGGTTTAGTCACTACTgtaaaccagaaaatttgaacTACTGAGGCTACTTGGCAATGAACAGTTTAAGATTGTAATACCTCAAGTATTTTATACACTAGGCTGTTTATCAAACAAGAAGTCAAAGGTAACAATGTAATAGGGCCTTATCAAATTGTGGATATTGAGGTCCATTTTAGGAATTTTAATTCCTATGTGCTCagattttgtgaattttgaagcAAAGAACAAATAAACG
It contains:
- the LOC113749672 gene encoding 12-oxophytodienoate reductase 1-like — protein: MVKKIDNGQEEQPIPLLTPYKMGPFQLSHRVVLAPLTRQRSYGNVPQPHAALYYSQRTTEGGFLITEATGVSDTAQGYPDTPGIWTKEQVEAWKPIVDAVHAKGGIIFCQLWHVGRVSNYGAQPNGQAPISSTDKEITPHLPTSTTGYDIKFSPPRRLRKEEIPDIVNNFRLAALNAIEAGFDGVEIHGAHGYLIEQFLKDKANDRTDEYGGSIENRCRFALEIVEAISNAIGPHRVGIRLSPFTDFMDCADSNPKALGLYMAEALNKYGILYLHMVEPRIRVNENSKRHDDSLLPMRKAFKGTFLAAGGYLREDGNEAIAENRADLIVYGRWFLSNPDLPKRFELNAPLTKYDRATFYISDPVIGYTDYPFLETTTA